GAGAACTTTATTTTTATACCAAGTTTTTTTATAAATGGCAGATCTGTTAGATTTTTTGGAAAGGATCAGATACTGATTTATTCTCCTTCATTTAAATCCCTTACCAAGAATGATTTAACTAAAATATTAAAAATAATCTCTGATGATACTAGATTTGAAATTATTGGGTTGTTATCAAAGAATAACCCTATGAATGGGAAAGAGCTTTCTATTGCTCTAACTCTAACAACACCTACAATCTCACATCATATTGAACAGCTTAAAGAAGCAGGTTTTATAAATGAAGAACGTATTAAAAACTCAAAATACTATAGTATAAATCCTAATTCTGTTAATAATTTTATGAAATGTCTATCTGAAAAACTTAAAACAATATAATAAAAAACTGTTAAACAGATTAAAATCTGATTTAACAGTTTTTTTCATTTATTGACAAAAATAATTTATCTGTATATAATATGATTATCTAATTAGATGTTTATGTTATTACATTGATTTAAGGGGGTTATATTTTTGAGTATAGCAATAGAAGTTAAGAACTTAAAAAGGGTTTATGCTGTAACTATTGGAATGACAAAGAAAAAAACTATAGAAGCCCTAAAGGGAATCTCCTTCACGGTAAATGAAGGCGAAATCTTGGGTCTTCTAGGTCCAAATGGTGCTGGTAAAACCACCACCATTAAGATACTTACAACTCTTCTAGCGCCATCTGAGGGCCAGGCTAAAATTTTTGGGTGCAACTGCTTTGGGCAGGAAAAACAAATAAGAGACAAAATAAATTTCATTTTTGGAGGAGAAAGGGGGCTTTATTGGAGGTTATCAGCCCGCGAGAATCTACAGTATTTTGGAGACCTATATAAGATACCAGGTAAAATCTTAAAACAACGCATCCCTGAGCTTATAAGTCTTGTGGGACTTGATGGGAGAGAATGCGAGAAGGTAGAAGGTTTTTCAAAAGGGATGAAGCAAAGACTTCAAATTGCTAGGGGACTTATAAATGACCCTAAAATACTCTTTTTGGATGAACCTACAATCGGTTTAGATCCAGTAGGTGCAAAGGATTTGAGAAATATTGTATTAAAATTAAAGAAAGAAGGCAAAACGATTCTACTTACCACCCATTATATGTATGAGGCTGATGAACTCTGTGATAGGATTGCAATTATAAATAATGGAGAAATCATTGACATAGGCACCTCCAGGGAGTTAAAGCTCAAATATCTAAGGGATGAAAAGGGATCTCTAGAGGATGTTTATATAAAGCTTATAGGGGGTGATAAAAATGCATAACATGAAAGTTGTATTTTCCACCTTCAAACTTCATTTAACACAATCTTTTTCAAGGGCTACCTTCAGATTTTGCATAATTGTACAACCTCTTATATATACCTTTATCCTGTATATGATGTACAAAGATTCCTCACAGGCTAATTACATTAATTATGTTATTTTGGGAAGTGGTCTTACCAGCTTGTGGAGCTCCATATGTTTTTCCTCAGCTGGTGACATTGAAAGAGAAAGATATGCGGGCACACTAGAAAACTTGTTTTGCTGTCCCTCAAGATTTACTAGCATTATAATCGGCAAAGTTTTGGCTAATACCTTCCTTGGCCTTACCGGTATGGCTCTTAGTCTAGTTTTTGCAAGGATATTTTTTAACGGCTCCCTATATATAAACAATGGATTGCTATTTTTTTTATGTTTCCTTTTGATGATTTTCTCTTTTATATGTATAGCTATGGTCATATCTCCTATATTCACTCTTTCGAAAAATGCAAGAGCACTTATGAATTGCCTCGAATACCCGATTTTTATTCTTTGTGGTTTTGTATTTCCTGTAGATTTTCTGCCGAATTTTGTTAAACCCATAAGCTATTTATTATCACCAACCTGGGCTATTAAAATACTTAGGGACAGCTCAATGGGGATAACGAATTATTCATTGTTTTATAAGGAAATAGGAATTTTATGCGTCATATGCTGTATTTATCTTATTATAAGCAAGTTGCTGTTTATAGAGATAGATAAAAATACAAGAATAAATGCTACCCTGGGGGTGAGCTAATATGGAGATGGTCGAAAGAGCTTATCGTAATGGATTATACACCTTTAAGGGGTTGTTTGGATTTTTAAAACCAGAGGTGTATGTGCTTGTTAAGGTTGTTAATCCGGTTTTTCAAGTTCTA
This DNA window, taken from Clostridium estertheticum, encodes the following:
- a CDS encoding ABC transporter permease; the encoded protein is MYKDSSQANYINYVILGSGLTSLWSSICFSSAGDIERERYAGTLENLFCCPSRFTSIIIGKVLANTFLGLTGMALSLVFARIFFNGSLYINNGLLFFLCFLLMIFSFICIAMVISPIFTLSKNARALMNCLEYPIFILCGFVFPVDFLPNFVKPISYLLSPTWAIKILRDSSMGITNYSLFYKEIGILCVICCIYLIISKLLFIEIDKNTRINATLGVS
- a CDS encoding ABC transporter ATP-binding protein; this translates as MSIAIEVKNLKRVYAVTIGMTKKKTIEALKGISFTVNEGEILGLLGPNGAGKTTTIKILTTLLAPSEGQAKIFGCNCFGQEKQIRDKINFIFGGERGLYWRLSARENLQYFGDLYKIPGKILKQRIPELISLVGLDGRECEKVEGFSKGMKQRLQIARGLINDPKILFLDEPTIGLDPVGAKDLRNIVLKLKKEGKTILLTTHYMYEADELCDRIAIINNGEIIDIGTSRELKLKYLRDEKGSLEDVYIKLIGGDKNA